The following proteins are encoded in a genomic region of Fusarium oxysporum f. sp. lycopersici 4287 chromosome 1, whole genome shotgun sequence:
- a CDS encoding aminomethyltransferase, protein MYCTCHVPVLSAPSASYLLIQTLFLFINLLCFWSIDSPQLLLISPIDSIMKSLSFAARAGPRILSSAVTRPTSFGALRLSQQSIRCASGGSSDLKKTPLYDFHVANGGKLVPFAGYSLPVQYSNLSLAQSHHFTREHASLFDVSHMVQHIFKGKDAAAFLEKLTPSDWTNQGVMQSKLTTFLWPGTGGIVDDSVVTRLGEDTYYVVTNGACLDKDTKYLDEELGKFGGDVQWSRLDNSGLVALQGPQSAEILSEVLASDVDLSKLYFGNAVWAELKLADGSKTHPVLVSRGGYTGEDGFEISFNGKEYPAFETTTPAIQALLSKAGPERLQLAGLGARDSLRLEAGMCLYGHDLDDTTTPVEAGLSWIIPPARREAGGFHGAETIIPQLTPKSKGGSGVTRRRVGLFVDGAPAREGAEIHKDGEKIGVITSGVPSPTLGRNIAMGYIKSGNQKAGTEVDVVVRGKARKGTVTKMPFIQTKYWKGTAPA, encoded by the coding sequence ATGTACTGTACATGCCATGTACCAGTCTTAAGCGCCCCCTCGGCTTCTTATCTTCTTATACAAactcttttcctctttatTAATCTTCTTTGTTTCTGGTCAATTGACTCTCCTCAATTACTCCTAATATCGCCAATTGATTCCATCATGAAGAGCCTCAGCTTCGCCGCGAGGGCTGGTCCCCGAATCTTATCATCTGCCGTTACACGGCCCACATCATTCGGCGCTCTCAGACTCTCTCAACAAAGCATACGATGCGCTTCCGGGGGTTCTTCtgatctgaagaagactCCTCTATATGATTTCCATGTCGCCAATGGAGGAAAGCTGGTGCCATTTGCAGGCTACTCGCTCCCTGTTCAATACTCAAACCTCTCACTTGCTCAGTCGCATCACTTTACTCGCGAGCATGCCTCACTTTTTGATGTGAGCCACATGGTGCAGCACAtcttcaagggcaaggatgcAGCTGCTTTCTTGGAGAAACTCACTCCCTCGGACTGGACAAATCAGGGCGTTATGCAGAGCAAGTTGACAACGTTCTTGTGGCCTGGTACTGGAGGTATCGTCGATGATTCGGTTGTCACCAGACTTGGCGAGGATACCTACTACGTTGTCACCAACGGTGCCTGTCTTGACAAGGACACCAAGTATCTTGATGAGGAGCTTGGCAAGTTCGGCGGAGATGTTCAGTGGTCACGTCTCGACAACTCTGGTCTCGTTGCCCTCCAGGGCCCTCAGAGTGCCGAGATTCTCAGCGAGGTCCTCGCTAGCGACGTTGATCTCTCGAAGCTCTACTTTGGCAATGCCGTGTGGGCTGAGCTGAAGCTCGCTGATGGCAGCAAGACTCACCCTGTCCTCGTCAGCCGAGGTGGCTACACTGGAGAGGACGGCTTTGAGATTTCATTCAACGGAAAGGAATATCCTGCTTTTGAGACAACAACCCCTGCTATCCAGGCCCTTCTTAGCAAGGCTGGTCCTGAGCGCCTTCAGCTCGCTGGTCTGGGTGCTCGTGACTCTCTCCGTCTCGAGGCTGGTATGTGTCTGTACGGCCATGATCTCGATGATACCACAACACCCGTCGAGGCTGGTCTTAGCTGGATCATCCCCCCTGCCCGTCGCGAGGCTGGAGGCTTCCACGGTGCCGAAACCATCATCCCTCAACTGACACCCAAGAGCAAGGGCGGCTCAGGCGTCACCCGCCGCCGCGTTGGCCTTTTCGTCGATGGAGCTCCCGCTCGTGAGGGTGCCGAGATTCACAAGGACGGTGAGAAGATCGGTGTCATCACAAGTGGTGTTCCCAGCCCTACACTTGGCAGGAACATCGCCATGGGCTACATCAAGAGCGGCAACCAGAAGGCCGGCACCGAGGTGGACGTTGTGGTACGAGGAAAAGCACGTAAGGGCACAGTCACCAAGATGCCTTTTATCCAGACAAAGTACTGGAAGGGTACTGCGCCTGCTTAG
- a CDS encoding V-type H+-transporting ATPase 54 kDa subunit — protein sequence MSLDPPTYLASLQSNIRQRPIPWDGAVRAGTLTEEQYAKIRAVDKAKKPEQRKEIVSGDIDGYRVLFVGDDGKTSVLETAGKHANVIQYILVLLGDLLEAVPSLAKALFKTKEPYRHFLPLLNSTNAEDPIPLLTAHALTTLMALARDESRSTLQALPVILTYLSGLAKSNDAGLQDIAVQEYSSLLFGHVAREQFWNQRSETIAPLIKILQTAAGIGNGGSSSASLWSGNTGTGSTGFGGSLGGGVGLQLLYHALLVIWQISFEAEEIGDELNDEYDIVLLYTHLLRLSPKEKTTRLILSTLYNLLEKNQKSLLPTAVLARLPALLENISGRHLTDPDLLEDLSKLKEMLEEYTKTKTTFDEYVAEVQSGHLRWSPPHRNTVFWAENARKILEFENGEIPRKLAEIMRQPWDNDKQVLAIACNDVGCLVKEVPEKRYQLEKVGLKRRIMELMQSDDENVRWESLRALGGWLKYSFEQQ from the exons ATGTCCCTCGACCCGCCAACGTACCTGGCCTCTCTCCAGAGCAACATCCGTCAGCGACCCATTCCCTGGGACGGTGCTGTCAGGGCCGGCACCCTCACCGAGGAGCAATATGCAAAGATTCGAGCTGTAGATAAGGCGAAGAAGCCTGAGCAAAGAAAGGAGATTGTGTCAGGGGATATTGATGGATATCGCGTCTTGtttgttggcgatgatggaaagACGAGTGTTCTCGAGACGGCGGGAAAGCATGCGAATGTGATCCAGTACATCCTGGTCTTGCTTGGCGACCTTCTCGAGG CTGTTCCATCTCTAGCCAAGGCCCTCTTCAAGACAAAGGAGCCTTATCGACATTTTTTGCCTCTGCTTAACTCGACTAATGCCGAGGATCCTATTCCATTGCTTACTGCACATGCTCTTACGACACTCATGGCTCTTGCTCGAGACGAGTCCCGATCTACCCTCCAGGCTCTGCCTGTGATTCTCACCTATCTCTCCGGCTTGGCCAAGAGTAACGATGCCGGCCTACAAGATATCGCTGTACAGGAGTATTCGTCTCTGCTCTTTGGGCATGTCGCAAGAGAGCAGTTCTGGAACCAGCGAAGCGAGACGATTGCCCCCCTGATCAAGATTCTTCAAACTGCAGCTGGTATCGGAAATGGAGGCAGCTCATCTGCTAGTCTCTGGAGCGGCAACACCGGTACCGGATCTACTGGCTTTGGGGGTTCTCTGGGTGGAGGGGTTGGTCTCCAGCTTCTCTACCATGCTCTCCTTGTTATCTGGCAGATAAgttttgaggctgaggagattgGTGATGAACTCAACGA CGAGTACGATATTGTCCTTCTTTACACTCACCTTCTACGATTATCACCCAAGGAAAAGACAACTCGATTGATCCTTTCTACACTCTACAACCTTCTTGAGAAAAACCAGAAATCACTTCTACCCACCGCAGTTCTTGCTCGCCTTCCCGCTCTTCTCGAGAACATCAGTGGTCGCCATCTGACTGATCCTGACTTGTTGGAGGATCTTTCAAAGCTCAAGGAAATGCTGGAAGAGTataccaagaccaagaccacATTCGACGAGTATGTTGCTGAGGTGCAGTCTGGTCACCTTCGATGGTCGCCCCCTCACCGAAACACAGTCTTCTGGGCTGAGAATGCCCGCAAGATCCTCGAGTTTGAGAACGGAGAGATTCCTCGGAAGCTGGCCGAGATCATGCGACAACCCTGGGATAACGACAAGCAAGTGCTTGCCATTGCCTGCAACGACGTTGGATGTCTGGTGAAGGAGGTTCCcgagaagagatatcaacTAGAGAAGGTTGGTCTCAAGAGAAGGATCATGGAACTCATGCAGTCAGATGACGAAAACGTGCGATGGGAGAGTCTCCGAGCTCTCGGAGGTTGGTTGAAGTACAGTTTTGAGCAACAGTGA
- a CDS encoding V-type H+-transporting ATPase 54 kDa subunit, with protein sequence MALARDESRSTLQALPVILTYLSGLAKSNDAGLQDIAVQEYSSLLFGHVAREQFWNQRSETIAPLIKILQTAAGIGNGGSSSASLWSGNTGTGSTGFGGSLGGGVGLQLLYHALLVIWQISFEAEEIGDELNDEYDIVLLYTHLLRLSPKEKTTRLILSTLYNLLEKNQKSLLPTAVLARLPALLENISGRHLTDPDLLEDLSKLKEMLEEYTKTKTTFDEYVAEVQSGHLRWSPPHRNTVFWAENARKILEFENGEIPRKLAEIMRQPWDNDKQVLAIACNDVGCLVKEVPEKRYQLEKVGLKRRIMELMQSDDENVRWESLRALGGWLKYSFEQQ encoded by the exons ATGGCTCTTGCTCGAGACGAGTCCCGATCTACCCTCCAGGCTCTGCCTGTGATTCTCACCTATCTCTCCGGCTTGGCCAAGAGTAACGATGCCGGCCTACAAGATATCGCTGTACAGGAGTATTCGTCTCTGCTCTTTGGGCATGTCGCAAGAGAGCAGTTCTGGAACCAGCGAAGCGAGACGATTGCCCCCCTGATCAAGATTCTTCAAACTGCAGCTGGTATCGGAAATGGAGGCAGCTCATCTGCTAGTCTCTGGAGCGGCAACACCGGTACCGGATCTACTGGCTTTGGGGGTTCTCTGGGTGGAGGGGTTGGTCTCCAGCTTCTCTACCATGCTCTCCTTGTTATCTGGCAGATAAgttttgaggctgaggagattgGTGATGAACTCAACGA CGAGTACGATATTGTCCTTCTTTACACTCACCTTCTACGATTATCACCCAAGGAAAAGACAACTCGATTGATCCTTTCTACACTCTACAACCTTCTTGAGAAAAACCAGAAATCACTTCTACCCACCGCAGTTCTTGCTCGCCTTCCCGCTCTTCTCGAGAACATCAGTGGTCGCCATCTGACTGATCCTGACTTGTTGGAGGATCTTTCAAAGCTCAAGGAAATGCTGGAAGAGTataccaagaccaagaccacATTCGACGAGTATGTTGCTGAGGTGCAGTCTGGTCACCTTCGATGGTCGCCCCCTCACCGAAACACAGTCTTCTGGGCTGAGAATGCCCGCAAGATCCTCGAGTTTGAGAACGGAGAGATTCCTCGGAAGCTGGCCGAGATCATGCGACAACCCTGGGATAACGACAAGCAAGTGCTTGCCATTGCCTGCAACGACGTTGGATGTCTGGTGAAGGAGGTTCCcgagaagagatatcaacTAGAGAAGGTTGGTCTCAAGAGAAGGATCATGGAACTCATGCAGTCAGATGACGAAAACGTGCGATGGGAGAGTCTCCGAGCTCTCGGAGGTTGGTTGAAGTACAGTTTTGAGCAACAGTGA
- a CDS encoding 60S ribosomal protein L9-B produces MKYIHSQELLEIPEGVKVSIKSRIVTVEGPRGKLVKDLSHLAVNFTVPKKNQISIEIHTNVATLRTVRTLINNLIIGVTKGFKYKMRYVYAHFPINVNVSKNAETDLYEVEIRNFIGEKLVRRIVMQPGVDVEASTTQKDELVLSGNSLENVSQSAADIQQICRVRNKDIRKFLDGLYVSEKGNIVQDE; encoded by the exons ATGAAGTACATTCATTCCCAGGAGCTCCTTGAGATCCCCGAGGGGG TCAAGGTCAGCATTAAGTCGCGAATTGTCACCGTTGAGGGTCCCCGCGGCAAGCTGGTCAAGGATCTCAGCCACCTGGCTGTCAACTTCACCGTCCCCAAGAAGAACCAGATCTCCATCGAGATTCACACG AATGTCGCTACCCTCCGAACTGTACGAaccctcatcaacaacctgATCATTGGTGTCACCAAGGGCTTCAAGTACAAGATGCGATACGTCTACGCCCATTTCCccatcaacgtcaacgtCTCCAAGAACGCCGAGACCGACCTGTACGAGGTTGAGATCCGAAACTTCATCGGCGAGAAGCTCGTTCGCCGAATTGTCATGCAGCCTGGTGTCGATGTTGAGGCTTCCACCACCCAGAAGGATGAGCTCGTCCTCTCTGGTAACTCTCTGGAGAACGTGTCGCAAAGTGCCGCCGATATCCAGCAGATCTGCCGGGTGCGAAACAAGGATATCCGAAAG TTCCTTGACGGTCTGTACGTCTCCGAGAAGGGCAACATTGTCCAGGACGAATAA